One Nicotiana tomentosiformis chromosome 4, ASM39032v3, whole genome shotgun sequence genomic window carries:
- the LOC104110845 gene encoding homeobox-leucine zipper protein ATHB-6-like — protein sequence MKRFSFSDSSGKLLYPPEEKNTENLAYSTDFQAMLDGLEDEDGIEESGCVTGKKRRLRVDQVQALEKIFEVDNKLDPERKVKIAQELGLQPRQVAIWFQNRRARWKTKQLERDYNILKANYEALQLNYTKVEQEKEGLINQLKGLKEKIGEENSTAFQRPQEILELNPRNYEVSNKLNSDFVDSKDGSSDSDSSGVMNEENYNNTLNYQPLMPKVSSYNALDHLSLSSSTYTQLLDPRASSTSSMRGYNQQQQQVGKMEEQNGFTTEDSCNIYSVDQAPNLYWYLSDHRN from the exons ATGAAGCGATTCAGTTTCTCAGATTCTTCTGGCAAATTGCTTTATCCACCAGAAG AGAAAaatacagagaatttggcatatagcACAGATTTTCAGGCAATGTTGGATGGATTGGAAGATGAAGATGGGATAGAAGAGAGTGGATGTGTAACAGGGAAGAAAAGGAGGCTAAGAGTGGATCAAGTTCAAGCACTGGAGAAAATATTTGAAGTTGATAACAAGCTTGACCCTGAAAGGAAAGTGAAAATTGCACAAGAATTAGGGCTGCAACCAAGACAAGTAGCAATTTGGTTCCAAAATCGACGTGCCCGTTGGAAGACTAAACAATTAGAAAGGGATTATAATATTCTCAAAGCCAATTATGAAGCTCTTCAGCTCAATTATACCAAAGTTGAACAAGAGAAAGAAGGCTTGATTAATCAG TTAAAAGGACTAAAAGAGAAGATTGGGGAGGAAAATTCAACTGCATTTCAAAGGCCACAAGAAATTCTTGAATTGAATCCCAGAAACTATGAAGTGAGCAACAAGTTGAATTCAGATTTTGTGGATTCAAAAGATGGTTCATCAGATAGCGATTCAAGTGGAGTGATGAATGAAGAAAATTACAACAACACTCTCAATTATCAGCCATTAATGCCTAAAGTGTCGTCCTATAATGCTTTGGATCACTTGTCATTATCTTCTTCAACTTACACTCAGTTATTGGATCCAAGGGCAAGTTCTACATCATCAATGAGAGGTTATAATCAGCAGCAGCAGCAAGTTGGGAAAATGGAGGAGCAAAATGGTTTTACAACAGAGGATTCTTGCAATATTTACTCTGTTGATCAAGCACCAAATCTTTACTGGTACCTTAGTGACCACAGAAATTAG